A single genomic interval of Hoplias malabaricus isolate fHopMal1 chromosome 7, fHopMal1.hap1, whole genome shotgun sequence harbors:
- the pla2g4ab gene encoding cytosolic phospholipase A2 produces the protein MSSLDPYQYIIVEQQYSHKFRVKVLRAENVTKGALGDLLDTPDPYVELFIPAAPESRKRTRHIDNNINPEWNESFEFILDPNQDNVLELTLMDANYVMDETLGSASYNISKHKVGHTQLVTFLIGKATNVYLELSLEVCSAMDLRFSLALCDKEKLYRQRRRERVELGIKKLLDMEKPRFLPSAPHEVPVIAVLGSGGGFRAMVAFSGAMKALYESGVLDCTTYVAGLSGSTWYMSTLYSHPEFPKKGPEQINQELMKSVSSNPLRLLLPQHITNYVQALWSKKAGGQPVTFTDIFGMLIGETLIPARMDTKLSELQEKINEAQSPMPLFTCLHVKPDVSELMFADWVEFSPYEIGMAKYGTFMTPDLFGSKFFMGTVVKKYEENPLHFLMGVWGSAFSILFNRVLGLRDVPGGSTMEEELEQLKPEHIVGEDSLDDEEPRKAGVEDDHQHAQASWIQRMVTSLFSDSSLFNTREGRAGKVHNFMLGLNLNTSIPYSPFADILSPNSPDEEVDAVTDPDEFDRIYEPLDVKSKKIHIVDSGLTFNLPYPLILRPQRGVDLIISFDFSARPSDSSPPFKELLLAEKWARMNKLPFPKIDPKVFDREGMKECYVFKPKKSDKNCPTVIHFVLVNINFRKFKSPGIPRETEKEKEFADFDIFDDPQTPYSTFNFQYSNQAYTQLHDLMEFNTLNNIEVIKEAIKDCIVYRKENQSRRSLSLSLSEIQSKKSLKRDTRGQAHK, from the exons ATGTCATCCTTAGACCCTTACCAGTACATCATT GTAGAGCAGCAGTACTCCCACAAATTCAGAGTGAAAGTTCTACGGGCAGAAAATGTCACAAAAGGAGCACTAGGGGACTTGT TGGACACCCCAGACCCCTATGTAGAGTTGTTCATTCCCGCAGCTCCTGAGAGCAGGAAGAGAACTCGGCACATAGATAACAATATTAACCCAGAGTGGAACGAGAGCTTTGAATTTATATTAGACCCTAACCAAGACAATGTACTGGAG TTGACTTTAATGGATGCTAATTATGTGATGGACGAGACCCTGGGTTCAGCATCATataacatttccaaacacaaaGTGGGACACACACAACTGGTGACATTTCTCATAGGAAAA GCAACCAACGTGTACTTAGAGCTGAGTTTGGAGGTGTG TTCTGCCATGGATCTGCGCTTCAGCTTGGCCCTATGTGACAAGGAGAAGCTGTACAGACAGcgacggagagagagagtggaactAGGCATTAAGAAGCTTCTGGACATGGAAAAACCTCGCTTCTTGCCTTCTGCCCCCCATGAG GTTCCTGTGATCGCTGTGTTGGGATCAGGTGGAGGGTTCAGAGCAATGGTGGCATTCTCAGGGGCCATGAAGGCTCTGTATGAGTCAGGAGTTCTGGACTGTACCACTTACGTTGCCGGCCTCTCTGGATCCACCTG GTATATGTCTACGTTATACTCTCACCCGGAGTTTCCCAAAAAGGGTCCAGAGCAGATCAATCAGGAGCTGATGAAGAGTGTGAGCAGTAACCCACTACGGCTCCTCTTGCCACAGCACATCACCAACTATGTGCAGGCTCTGTGGAGCAAAAAAGCTGGTGGACAACCTGTCACATTTACGGATATTTTTGGCATgctgattggagagactcttaTTCCTGCT aGAATGGACACTAAGTTGAGTGAGCTACAAGAGAAGATAAATGAAGCACAATCCCCTATGCCTCTCTTCACCTGTCTACATGTCAAACCAGATGTATCGGAGCTCATGTTTGCTG ACTGGGTGGAGTTTAGCCCCTATGAGATTGGAATGGCTAAATATGGCACGTTTATGACCCCTGACCTCTTTGGGAGCAAGTTCTTCATGGGAACTGTAGTTAAGAAGTACGAGGAGAACCCTCTGCATTTCTTAATGG GAGTGTGGGGTAGTGCCTTTTCCATTCTGTTCAACAGAGTGCTGGGGTTGAGGGACGTTCCCGGAGGAAGCACCATGGAGGAGGAGCTGG AACAGTTAAAGCCAGAACATATTGTAGGAGAGGACAGCTTAGATGATGAAGAGCCTCGGAAAG CTGGTGTGGAGGATGACCATCAACATGCACAGGCCAGCTGGATACAGCGCATGGTCACCTCACTGTTTAGTGATTCCTCCCTGTTCAACACTCGAGAAGGCAGAGCTGGAAAAGTGCACAACTTCATGCTGGGCCTCAACCTGAACACTAGCATTCCCTACTCACCCTTTGCGGACATCCTGTCTCCAAACAGCCCTGATGAAGAAGTAGATGCTGTCACAG ACCCAGATGAGTTTGACCGCATCTATGAGCCACTAGACGTGAAGAGCAAGAAGATCCATATCGTGGACAGTGGCTTGACATTTAACCTCCCCTATCCTTTAATCCTGAGACCTCAACGGGGTGTTGACCTCATCATCTCCTTCGACTTTTCAGCCCGGCCTAGTGATTCCAGTCCCCCTTTTAAG GAGCTTTTGTTGGCTGAGAAATGGGCACGCATGAACAAGCTTCCATTTCCAAAAATTGACCCCAAAGTGTTTGACCGGGAAGGGATGAAAGAATGCTACGTCTTTAAGCCCAAAAAGAGTGACAAGAACTGTCCCACTGTCATCCATTTTGTCTTGGTTAACATAAATTTCAGGAAGTTCAAATCACCAG GGATTCCTCGAGAGacggagaaggagaaagagtttGCCGATTTCGATATCTTTGATGATCCCCAAACACCATATTCCACCTTCAACTTCCAGTACTCCAACCAGGCTTACACTCAACTCCATGACCTTATGGAGTTCAACACGCTCAACAACATAGAG GTGATTAAAGAGGCCATAAAAGACTGCATTGTATACAGGAAAGAGAATCAATCTCGACGTtccctgtccctctccctcAGTGAGATTCAAAGTAAGAAGTCCCTGAAGAGGGACACCAGGGGACAGGCTCATAAATGA